A window of the Thermostichus vulcanus str. 'Rupite' genome harbors these coding sequences:
- a CDS encoding transglutaminase family protein: protein MQIQIRHLIEYRYSRPAQLEPHTVRLRPRCDGIQNLLAFDLQVDPPPVGQSPLVDLEGNATDQVWFGDPTEHLRIQTQATVQTLRHNPFDYLLFDWATHLPIDYPRSLAAQLQPYLTPQADASLQTLAWELWDQVHGESTAFLQALNQRIHTECRYILREKGDPWPASLTWQRKTGSCRDLTLLYMEVCRTVGLAARFVSGYQVSGPELPEEEGNATESDPVVHHHLHAWAEVYLPGAGWRGFDPTQGLAVADRHVALAASAHPSGAAPIRGHWLGRGIQSNLHYSISLEVSDNISGNIQGPVQRLSAAGLHPV from the coding sequence GTCGTCCCGCCCAACTGGAACCCCATACGGTGCGATTGCGACCGCGCTGCGACGGGATCCAGAACCTCTTGGCCTTTGACTTGCAGGTGGATCCGCCCCCGGTTGGCCAATCTCCCCTAGTAGATCTGGAGGGCAACGCAACCGACCAAGTTTGGTTTGGGGATCCCACAGAGCATCTGCGCATCCAAACTCAGGCCACTGTCCAAACCTTGCGGCACAACCCCTTCGACTACCTCCTCTTCGACTGGGCCACCCACCTGCCCATCGACTATCCCCGCAGCTTGGCAGCTCAATTGCAACCCTACCTAACCCCGCAAGCGGATGCCAGCCTCCAAACCCTAGCCTGGGAACTTTGGGATCAGGTACACGGGGAGAGTACCGCTTTTTTGCAAGCGCTGAACCAGCGCATCCATACAGAATGCCGTTACATTCTGCGGGAAAAAGGGGATCCCTGGCCTGCCAGCCTGACATGGCAGCGCAAAACCGGATCCTGCCGAGATTTGACCCTGCTGTATATGGAGGTGTGCCGAACCGTGGGCTTAGCAGCACGATTTGTCAGTGGCTACCAAGTGAGTGGGCCGGAGTTGCCCGAGGAAGAAGGCAATGCAACAGAATCGGATCCCGTTGTTCATCATCATCTCCATGCCTGGGCAGAAGTGTATTTGCCGGGGGCGGGATGGCGGGGGTTTGACCCCACCCAAGGGTTGGCAGTAGCCGATCGGCATGTGGCCTTGGCCGCCAGCGCTCATCCGAGCGGCGCGGCCCCGATCCGCGGCCATTGGTTGGGACGGGGCATTCAAAGCAACCTGCACTACAGCATCAGCCTAGAGGTCAGTGACAATATCAGTGGCAATATTCAAGGCCCAGTCCAACGGCTTTCAGCAGCCGGTTTGCACCCTGTCTAA
- a CDS encoding DNA recombination-mediator protein A has protein sequence MTQSIDISASVDTFLQELAAIQQVGPKRVAILGSRHVPITHQYLIETLSYALALTGNHILTSGAIGTNLAVIRGAMRADMKSLTVILPQSLERQPAESRASLEQVLHLVEHPENDHLSLAEASHLCNLEIISKCQQLICFVFHDSVTLLEACKHAEDQHKLVTLFYFD, from the coding sequence TTGACCCAGTCTATTGATATCTCCGCTAGCGTCGATACGTTTTTGCAGGAGTTGGCCGCTATTCAGCAGGTGGGGCCGAAGCGAGTCGCAATCCTGGGTAGTCGTCATGTGCCCATTACCCACCAGTATTTGATCGAGACCCTCAGTTACGCCCTAGCCCTAACTGGCAACCACATCCTCACCTCTGGGGCCATTGGCACCAATCTGGCGGTGATTCGTGGGGCCATGCGAGCAGATATGAAATCCCTGACGGTAATCCTGCCGCAAAGTTTGGAGCGGCAACCCGCAGAGTCGCGGGCCAGCCTGGAGCAGGTGCTCCATCTGGTGGAACACCCTGAGAACGACCATCTTTCCTTGGCAGAGGCCAGCCACCTGTGCAATCTCGAAATCATCAGCAAGTGCCAGCAGTTGATTTGCTTTGTGTTTCACGACAGCGTCACGTTATTGGAGGCCTGCAAGCACGCAGAAGATCAACACAAATTGGTAACCCTCTTCTATTTCGACTGA